A single genomic interval of Vibrio gallicus harbors:
- a CDS encoding CDP-alcohol phosphatidyltransferase family protein, which produces MLDSYSVRLIRWPLAQCAKLLDRCGATANQVTVIGFVIGCLSLPMLVIEQYTAALVFIVLNRIFDGLDGALARRQGISDAGGFLDISLDFLFYSLVPFGFVLANPEANAIAGAFLIFSFIGTGSSFLAFAVMAGKRGINNPVYKYKSLYYMSGLTEGTETIACFIILCLLPHYFSYIAYAFGCLCWFTTVTRIYSGFHTLKGSEDC; this is translated from the coding sequence ATGCTTGATAGCTACAGCGTGCGTTTAATTCGCTGGCCACTGGCGCAATGCGCGAAACTACTAGACCGATGTGGAGCTACTGCCAATCAAGTGACTGTTATTGGCTTTGTTATTGGTTGTCTGTCTCTGCCAATGTTGGTCATTGAGCAATATACGGCTGCATTGGTGTTTATTGTTTTAAATCGTATCTTTGATGGGCTTGATGGTGCATTAGCCCGCAGGCAAGGGATCAGTGATGCAGGGGGCTTTCTCGATATTAGTCTCGATTTTCTTTTTTATTCGCTGGTACCGTTTGGCTTTGTTTTAGCTAATCCAGAAGCAAATGCGATTGCTGGAGCGTTCCTGATTTTCTCTTTTATTGGTACAGGGAGTAGTTTCTTGGCTTTTGCGGTAATGGCGGGAAAGAGGGGTATCAATAATCCTGTATATAAGTATAAATCCCTCTATTACATGAGCGGCCTTACTGAAGGAACAGAAACCATAGCCTGTTTTATTATATTGTGTCTGCTTCCTCATTATTTCTCTTATATAGCTTACGCCTTTGGTTGCTTATGCTGGTTTACCACGGTAACTCGCATCTACTCTGGGTTTCATACCCTAAAGGGAAGTGAGGATTGCTAG
- a CDS encoding ATP-binding cassette domain-containing protein, whose amino-acid sequence MSLCLNALTVYKRDGALLFDPIDLTVKPGDVVSLMGPSGCGKSTLLDVIAGHLSDEFCYKGRVELDGEQIDALPAHKRKVGILFQEDLLFPHLNIWENLAFALPESIKGQARREQAIQALENLSLLELQASYPDQISGGQRARISLARMLLAKPQVALLDEPFSKLDKALRSQFRDWVFEQLKQANIPTLLVTHDEQDNPPSCRTLSWPWCDISHSLQKEDRHA is encoded by the coding sequence ATGAGTCTATGTCTAAACGCACTCACCGTTTATAAGCGCGATGGTGCGCTGTTGTTTGATCCTATTGATCTCACTGTTAAACCGGGAGATGTGGTGTCATTAATGGGACCTAGTGGTTGTGGGAAATCTACGCTACTTGACGTCATCGCTGGACACCTAAGTGATGAGTTCTGCTATAAAGGACGAGTCGAGCTGGATGGAGAGCAGATAGATGCTCTACCAGCTCACAAGCGAAAGGTTGGGATTCTTTTTCAAGAGGACTTGTTGTTCCCTCACTTGAATATCTGGGAAAATCTCGCCTTTGCCTTACCTGAGTCAATTAAAGGGCAGGCTCGTCGTGAACAAGCAATTCAGGCACTAGAGAACCTATCGCTATTAGAGCTACAGGCATCTTATCCTGATCAGATATCGGGAGGTCAAAGAGCGAGAATATCTTTGGCGCGTATGTTACTTGCTAAGCCTCAAGTTGCACTATTAGATGAGCCTTTCAGTAAACTCGATAAGGCTCTGCGCAGTCAGTTTCGAGACTGGGTGTTTGAGCAACTAAAGCAAGCTAACATTCCAACGCTATTAGTGACTCATGATGAGCAAGATAACCCGCCGAGTTGCCGTACCTTGAGCTGGCCTTGGTGCGATATATCACACTCGTTACAAAAAGAGGACCGTCATGCTTGA
- a CDS encoding ABC transporter permease, with protein MLRLLYLVVIAVCVLPIVPGMLGVSASSLSFIPPLGMEQVSLQAFSDVFSWHGVGRSIALSLSSALLSSYLACLLTFVILQSCWHSRWWRRIEITLSPLLALPHVAFAIGFAFLFSPTGLGVRALHALTGVDLTHNSGAQQALLVQDPYALGLTLMLAIKEVPFLLLMSIPILKQLNVEKSIKVSASLGYSVSQMWWKVLLVQWLVKLRFPMFAVLAYSLSVVDVALIVGPTNPPTFAVLVWQWFNDPDLSLLPRASAGAVVLFCLTCFVLLLARGIEYGVSRRYRAWQYSGRSGIQFPGTSVILGLIGLCLSIVPVMLLWSFAQRWRFPDLIPSRYSMRFWEYEWQGIISTLQQSLSLALVSSLVAIVLALIAHEYRLRYRWHIPGMVIVLPMLIPQLSMLFGLQIVSLSIAGDYHWLWVCWAHVLFAFPFVYLALDGPWRAYNPKMTQVALSLGKSPLHVFIAIKLPQLFSAVLFAWAIGVSVSLTQYLPTLILGAGRITTLTTEAVALSSGFDRRVTAIYGLWQALLPLMFFMLVVLLSRIKLGRISIKRFVADESMSKRTHRL; from the coding sequence ATGCTTCGATTGTTGTACCTTGTGGTTATCGCGGTATGTGTATTACCGATTGTGCCGGGAATGTTAGGTGTCAGCGCCTCTTCTTTAAGCTTCATCCCTCCGTTGGGGATGGAGCAAGTTTCCTTGCAAGCATTCAGCGATGTATTTAGTTGGCATGGTGTAGGGCGCTCAATTGCTCTAAGTTTAAGCTCGGCATTACTGAGCAGTTATTTAGCTTGTTTGCTTACTTTTGTTATTCTCCAATCATGCTGGCATAGCCGCTGGTGGCGACGTATTGAAATAACACTTTCTCCTTTATTAGCCTTGCCACATGTGGCGTTTGCGATTGGTTTTGCTTTTCTGTTTTCTCCAACCGGACTTGGCGTGCGCGCACTGCATGCCTTAACCGGAGTAGACCTTACTCATAACAGTGGTGCACAACAAGCGCTGCTGGTTCAAGACCCATATGCTCTAGGGCTAACCTTGATGTTAGCCATCAAAGAGGTACCGTTTTTACTGCTAATGAGCATCCCTATCCTTAAACAGCTCAATGTAGAAAAAAGCATTAAGGTCTCCGCCTCTCTTGGCTATAGCGTCTCTCAAATGTGGTGGAAGGTGCTACTGGTACAATGGCTGGTGAAGCTGCGTTTTCCTATGTTTGCGGTGTTGGCGTATAGCTTGTCAGTAGTCGATGTAGCCTTGATTGTAGGGCCGACTAATCCCCCCACTTTTGCAGTATTGGTATGGCAGTGGTTTAACGACCCCGATTTGTCGCTGTTGCCTCGCGCATCGGCAGGTGCTGTGGTGCTGTTTTGTTTGACCTGTTTTGTGTTGCTGCTAGCTCGGGGAATCGAATATGGCGTGAGCCGGAGATACCGAGCTTGGCAATATTCGGGACGTAGTGGTATCCAGTTTCCGGGCACAAGCGTAATACTTGGATTGATTGGGCTGTGCCTAAGCATAGTGCCGGTGATGCTGTTGTGGAGCTTTGCTCAGCGCTGGCGCTTTCCTGACTTAATACCGAGTCGATACAGCATGCGGTTCTGGGAGTATGAGTGGCAGGGGATTATTTCTACCTTGCAGCAAAGCCTTAGTTTGGCTTTAGTTTCTTCACTAGTTGCTATCGTACTCGCTTTAATTGCTCATGAATATCGCCTACGTTATCGCTGGCATATCCCTGGTATGGTGATAGTGCTCCCGATGTTGATACCTCAGTTATCTATGCTATTTGGGTTGCAGATAGTGAGCTTGTCGATAGCCGGTGATTACCATTGGCTTTGGGTATGTTGGGCGCATGTATTGTTTGCATTTCCTTTTGTGTACTTGGCTCTTGATGGCCCTTGGCGTGCCTATAATCCCAAAATGACGCAGGTAGCGTTAAGCCTTGGAAAGTCGCCACTGCATGTATTTATTGCGATTAAACTACCGCAGTTGTTTTCAGCTGTACTATTTGCGTGGGCTATCGGGGTCAGTGTTAGCCTAACGCAATATCTGCCAACCTTGATACTCGGGGCTGGACGTATTACCACTTTGACCACAGAGGCGGTTGCGCTTTCGAGTGGCTTTGATCGCCGAGTCACAGCAATCTATGGGCTTTGGCAGGCATTGCTGCCATTGATGTTCTTTATGCTGGTGGTGCTATTAAGCCGCATTAAGCTTGGTCGTATTTCTATAAAAAGGTTTGTAGCTGATGAGTCTATGTCTAAACGCACTCACCGTTTATAA